TATTTTTAGTTCCATAGCTTGCACCTATAAACAATTGTTGTAAAATTTTAAATTCTTATTTGGTAATACTTACTTGATATACATCCGAAAAATGAAGAGATGCCAATTTTACAAAGTATGACTAAGAAGTATATATTTTTCTAATGCTCATCTTTAGCGCTGGCGTTGCTATTTGAAGAGCCGTTGCTGTTGCTTGAATCCGAACTTGCACTGCTACTGCCGGAAGAGGCACTAGCAGATCCTGACGTAGAATCAGAAGATGTAGAAGCGCCAGCGCTTACGCTCCAAGCTCCACCAGATACAAATTCTAAAATGGTAAGATCTAATTTTTCATGTAACATATATATTTTCTCTAAATTTTAAGTTATTTAAAACTACTCTGCAGATGCACTGCTTGAGGCGCCGTTGCTATCCGCACTACCTTCTGCTCTTGCGTTATCGCCACCTGCTACAGAGCCACTAACACTTCCACCACCAGCAGAAACGCACCCTGCAACTGAGCCAGAAGCACTATTCTCTGCTCTATCTCCACTGTTTACAGAGCCACTCACCTCACCAGAAGAACTTATCGAGCCACAAGCAACATAGCTTTCTCCTCCAGAAATAGCATCCAACTCATCCAACGATAGAAAATCACTGCTTTTCTTCATATGCAATACCTTTATTACTACTTTTTACTATCAATAATCCATTTGCCTTTATTAAAAATAAGTAGACTATTGCAGAAATAATATGCTACACCACTAAATATTGCAATATATTTTTAAGAAGTTGCTCAATAAATGCTATATGAAAAAGATATTTCGCGATGAAGCGCTAAAAAAATCACAATTTCCAGATCAAATAGAAGAGGTTTTAGAAGTTGTATCTATAAAATCATGGCTTCTATTATTAGCAATAATATTTTTAATTATAATTAGCGTGATATGGAGCATCTTTGGCGTTATTTACAAAGAAGTTAAGGGAAGCGGCATATTAATATATAAAGATAGCAGCATACTAGAAATCAACACGATTAGTGCCGGCACACTTAAAAAAATACATGTCAAAAATGGAGATATTATTACAAAAGGAGATGTGATAGCATCTGTAGAAGATCGGATATTTTATGAAAAAATACAAAACTTGCAACTGCTGAGAGAGAAATTAAATGATGAAAAAAGCCGCTTAGAAAAATTCGCGCAAGAGCATGTTGCTTCAAATTTACTTTTTATTGAGAAGCAGGGCAATACCATGCAAGAACTCATGCAAATTAGCCAAAAAAGGTTAAAATATCACCATAAACTTCTTAATTCATATAAAAACTTGTTCAAACGTGGCATCATAACAGAAATTACTTTAGAAAATCAGCGCCAGGAATATTATAACGCCCTTCAAACTATATCCAAAACTCAAGCTGAGCTTGAAGGATTAAAAGTTGAGAAACAACGTATTATAGATGGATTAGAGCAGCGCAAACAAAACAATGATGCTGAGATTTTGAATACTGAACACAAACTAAAAGAACAAGAGCTGCAGTATATGCTGAGCACAAATATAACAAGTCCGATTTCCGGAACTGTTATAGAAATTAGAGCCGCGGAAGGTAAATATTTGGAAAGATCATCCCCTCTCATAGCAATAGCAACTCATCATGATAAAAATGCATTACAAGCAAAACTCTATGTTCAAGCACTTAACGGGAAAAAAGTTAAGATTGGAAACAGTGTTAGAATAATACCATCCACAGTAGTTGCTGAAGAATTCGGATTTATTAGAGGAAATGTAGCAGAGACTGCTGCATTCCCTACTTCTGATGCAGCTATACT
This region of Candidatus Lariskella endosymbiont of Epinotia ramella genomic DNA includes:
- a CDS encoding NHLP bacteriocin system secretion protein is translated as MKKIFRDEALKKSQFPDQIEEVLEVVSIKSWLLLLAIIFLIIISVIWSIFGVIYKEVKGSGILIYKDSSILEINTISAGTLKKIHVKNGDIITKGDVIASVEDRIFYEKIQNLQLLREKLNDEKSRLEKFAQEHVASNLLFIEKQGNTMQELMQISQKRLKYHHKLLNSYKNLFKRGIITEITLENQRQEYYNALQTISKTQAELEGLKVEKQRIIDGLEQRKQNNDAEILNTEHKLKEQELQYMLSTNITSPISGTVIEIRAAEGKYLERSSPLIAIATHHDKNALQAKLYVQALNGKKVKIGNSVRIIPSTVVAEEFGFIRGNVAETAAFPTSDAAILATLGNSKLAEEFSASGPSIAVTVDLLKNDKNISGLKWSTENGPPFEVTQGTMVHAFIIVNEISPIALFIPMLEKYLAKIRKTSEF